From the genome of Suricata suricatta isolate VVHF042 chromosome 3, meerkat_22Aug2017_6uvM2_HiC, whole genome shotgun sequence, one region includes:
- the LOC115287182 gene encoding olfactory receptor 10X1-like yields the protein MKVNQTILKEFILVGFSLYPHLQRFLFVAFFVLYLLTLAGNLAILGLTWVDRSLHTPMYLFLRALSFSETCYTLTIIPKMLADLLTEKRSISVMGCGLQMYFFLGLGGTHCIILTLMGYDRFLAICNPLRYPLLMTNAVCGQLVVSAWAGGFLISVTETALIFQGSFCNPNLIQHFFCHMQAVVRLSCLNSNHTELIVTVISVSGLMGTFLLIIITYVFILSTVFRIPSAEGKKKAFSTCASHLTVVIVHFGFAAIVYLKPEGSGGDDTLIAVPYTVITPFLSSLIFSLRNRDMKNAFRKLLAKRSF from the coding sequence ATGAAGGTCAACCAGACAATCCTGAAAGAATTCATTCTTGTTGGCTTCTCCTTGTACCCACATCTGCAGAGATTCCTCTTTGTGGCCTTCTTTGTCCTCTACCTTCTCACCCTCGCGGGTAACCTGGCCATCCTGGGTCTCACGTGGGTGGACAGATCTCTCCACACCCCTATGTACCTCTTCCTccgtgccctctctttctctgagacCTGCTACACACTGACCATCATCCCCAAGATGCTGGCGGATTTGCTCACTGAGAAGAGAAGCATTTCAGTCATGGGGTGTGGCTTGCAGATGTATTTCTTCTTGGGACTTGGTGGCACTCATTGTATCATCCTCACTTTGATGGGATATGATCGCTTTCTGGCCATCTGCAACCCTCTCAGATATCCACTGCTGATGACCAATGCGGTCTGTGGACAACTGGTGGTCTCTGCTTGGGCTGGAGGCTTCCTCATCTCTGTGACAGAGACTGCACTGATATTTCAGGGCTCTTTCTGCAACCCCAACCTCATCCAACACTTCTTCTGCCACATGCAGGCAGTGGTGCGGCTGTCTTGTCTCAACAGCAACCACACAGAACTCATTGTAACAGTGATCTCAGTGTCCGGCTTGATGGGTACCTTCCTGCTCATCATCATcacttatgttttcattctttccactGTCTTCAGGATCCCGTCAGCCGAGGGCAAGAAGAAGGCCTTTTCTACCTGCGCCTCTCACCTCACTGTGGTCATCGTCCACTTTGGTTTCGCAGCTATTGTCTATCTGAAACCCGAAGGCTCAGGAGGGGATGACACACTTATTGCTGTCCCTTACACTGTCATTACCCCTTTCCTCAGCTCCCTCATTTTCAGCCTCAGGAATAGAGACATGAAGAATGCGTTCAGAAAGCTGCTTGCAAAGAGGAGTTTCTGA
- the LOC115287183 gene encoding olfactory receptor 10X1-like: MKVNQTILKEFILVGFSLYPHLQRFFFVAFFVLYLLTLAGNLAILGLTWVDRSLHTPMYLFLRALSFSETCYTLTIIPKXXXXXXXXXXXXXXXGCGLQMCFFLGLGGTNCIILTLMGYDRFLAIYNPLRYPLLMTNTVCGQLVVSAWAGGFLVSLIETALIFGGSFCDPNLIQHFFCQMQLVVRLSCLNSNLTELIVTMISVSGLTGTFLLILITYVFILSTVFRIPSAEGKQKAFSTCASHLTVVIVHFGFAAIAYLKPEASGGDDTLIAVPYTIITPFLSPLIFSLRNRDMKNAFRKLLAKKSF; this comes from the exons ATGAAGGTCAACCAGACAATCCTGAAAGAATTCATTCTTGTTGGCTTCTCCTTGTACCCACATCTGCAGAGATTCTTCTTTGTGGCCTTCTTTGTCCTCTACCTTCTCACCCTCGCAGGTAACCTGGCCATCCTGGGTCTCACGTGGGTGGACAGATCTCTCCACACCCCTATGTACCTCTTCCTccgtgccctctctttctctgagacCTGCTACACACTGACCATCATCCCCAAG NNNNNNNNNNNNNNNNNNNNNNNNNNNNNNNNNNNNNNNNNNNNGGGGTGTGGCTTGCAGATGTGTTTCTTCTTGGGACTTGGTGGCACTAACTGTATCATCCTCACTTTGATGGGATATGATCGCTTTCTGGCCATCTACAACCCTCTCAGATATCCACTGCTGATGACCAACACGGTCTGTGGACAACTGGTGGTCTCTGCTTGGGCTGGAGGCTTCCTTGTCTCTCTGATAGAGACTGCACTGATATTTGGGGGCTCTTTCTGTGACCCCAACCTCATCCAACACTTCTTCTGCCAGATGCAGTTAGTGGTGAGGCTGTCCTGTCTCAACAGCAACCTCACAGAACTCATTGTAACGATGATCTCTGTGTCAGGGTTGACAGGTACCTTCCTGCTCATCCTCATtacttatgttttcattctttccactGTCTTCAGGATCCCGTCAGCTGAGGGCAAGCAGAAGGCCTTTTCTACCTGCGCCTCTCACCTCACTGTGGTCATCGTCCACTTTGGTTTCGCAGCTATTGCTTATCTGAAGCCAGAAGCCTCAGGAGGAGATGATACACTCATTGCTGTCCCTTACACTATCATTACCCCTTTCCTCAGCCCCCTCATTTTCAGCCTCAGGAATAGAGACATGAAGAATGCATTCAGAAAGCTGCTTGCAAAGAAGAGTTTCTGA